Proteins from one Drosophila gunungcola strain Sukarami chromosome 3R, Dgunungcola_SK_2, whole genome shotgun sequence genomic window:
- the LOC128252895 gene encoding adenomatous polyposis coli protein isoform X2 has translation MLEPTSTLTPDLEEGIAGLSLDDVDVDSVPERKPHFLDYDAVPPPDYDEDGHFGASSGEQLKMDKKYERDGEVSDYELAASGYTKKEFTQDDNTLHFTQSGGAGLVTGSGSASGSGAVGKKPTSTKHFLDENPIPPDYMLAQELREMREHRSLDRNFERQSAQQQQLEELPARNGGGSPASAGRPSRSKEPSYTLSRFLDGDSPAPAPRLPKGAAWTTSFDERYSSSAVEATLGSKVECVYSLLSMLGSNDPLEMAKKFLELSGNGQSCATLRRSGCMPLLVQMMHAPDNDQEVRKCAGQALHNVVHCHPDEKAGRREAKVLRLLDQIVDYCSFLKTLLQSGGEAIADDSDRHPLAAISSLMKVSFDEEHRHAMCELGALHAIPNLVHLDHAVHGPKPEDQCCNSLRRYALMALTNLTFGDENNKALLCGQKQFMEALVAQLDSAPDDLLQVTASVLRNLSWRADSNMKAVLNEIGTVTALALAAMRNRSENTLKAILSALWNLSAHCSTNKAEFCAVDGALAFLVGMLSYEGPSKTLKIIENAGGILRNVSSHIAVCEPYRQILRQHNCLAILLQQLKSESLTVVSNSCGTLWNLSARSAEDQKFLWDNGAVPMLRSLIHSKHAMISEGSSSALKNLLNFRPAVQNHHQLDPIARSMGLKALPTLEARKAKALQQELGERHTAETCDNLDNLGGKLAKERVSSSSSSSSRRHPVVPRLTRSAMLTKSESRDSVYSAKSDCAYDHLIRSASASDAQRKVKPKMSDFELEMEQDAEATEEQPIDYSVKYSESATKTSTYQETDLDQPTDFSLRYAENQLESDLDISGSGAGAPKSTITPPAEAVPVKSEGQEILLILDDSVKCYQTEDTPYVISNAASVTDLRVTAKTDVKVEAADVASKEGGAAKKLPKLSQCGSGSYTPEKPINYCEEGTPGYFSRYDSLSSLDESGKPANQATIKPKSEKLDREQETQRATEQVLVKPPTQANSALETPLMFSRRSSMDSLVHDPDVDVVNCDDKSSVVSDFSRLASGVISPSEIPDSPTQSMPQSPRRNSAAGSGPNLVDSPSAVIPASNQQPLRSVFEDDLSSFNVEHTPAQFSTATSLSNLSIVDDEKLGAAPSVAEEDNEDELLLANCINMGMQRKPADVDVMNSSEVDVAEETIRSYCTEDTPALLSKVASNTNLSAISMNSIDQKDAPASGQAQIYSHQLSDDVSSNASDCGGAAGGHQLLQQCIRDGMQKPISEAASDPISMLRRGGNALPGYLPSADEVNKFLVEDSPCNFSVVSGLSNLTVGSSLVGPAVQLKETVS, from the coding sequence ATGTTGGAGCCAACAAGCACGCTGACGCCCGATCTGGAGGAGGGCATTGCCGGGCTTAGTCTGGACGATGTGGACGTGGACTCGGTGCCGGAGCGCAAGCCGCACTTCCTCGACTATGATGCAGTGCCGCCGCCCGACTACGACGAGGATGGCCACTTTGGGGCCAGCTCGGGGGAGCAGCTGAAGATGGACAAGAAGTACGAGCGGGATGGCGAGGTTAGCGACTATGAGCTGGCCGCCAGTGGCTATACGAAGAAGGAGTTCACCCAGGACGACAACACGCTGCACTTCACCCAGAGTGGTGGCGCAGGGCTGGTAACCGGATCTGGTTCCGCCTCTGGATCTGGAGCAGTGGGCAAGAAGCCGACGAGCACCAAGCACTTCCTGGACGAGAATCCCATTCCGCCGGACTATATgctggcccaggagctccGTGAGATGAGGGAGCATCGCAGCCTGGACAGAAACTTTGAACGGCAGTcggcccagcagcagcagctggaggagTTGCCTGCCCGCAACGGAGGCGGATCTCCGGCCAGCGCAGGTCGTCCCTCACGCAGCAAGGAGCCATCCTATACGCTCTCCCGCTTTCTGGATGGCGATTCGCCTGCTCCTGCTCCGAGATTGCCCAAGGGAGCCGCCTGGACAACCAGTTTTGATGAGCGGTACAGCTCGTCGGCAGTGGAGGCCACCCTGGGCTCCAAAGTGGAGTGTGTCTACTCACTGCTCTCCATGCTGGGCTCTAACGATCCTCTGGAAATGGCCAAAAAGTTCCTGGAGCTGTCGGGAAATGGCCAAAGCTGCGCCACCCTGCGACGCTCTGGTTGCATGCCGCTCCTGGTGCAGATGATGCATGCGCCGGACAACGACCAGGAGGTGCGGAAGTGTGCCGGCCAGGCGCTGCACAACGTGGTGCACTGTCATCCGGATGAGAAGGCCGGCAGGAGGGAGGCCAAAGTGCTGCGTCTGCTTGACCAGATCGTGGACTACTGCTCCTTTTTGAAGACACTGCTCCAGAGTGGCGGCGAGGCCATTGCCGATGACTCGGATCGCCATCCACTGGCGGCGATCTCGTCGCTGATGAAGGTCAGCTTCGACGAGGAGCACCGCCATGCCATGTGCGAGCTGGGGGCGCTGCATGCCATTCCCAATCTGGTGCACTTGGATCATGCTGTCCATGGCCCGAAGCCGGAGGATCAGTGCTGCAATTCCTTGCGGAGATATGCCTTGATGGCTCTTACCAATCTAACATTTGGAGATGAGAACAACAAGGCGCTGCTGTGCGGACAGAAGCAGTTTATGGAGGCCCTGGTGGCCCAACTGGACTCGGCTCCCGATGATCTGCTCCAGGTGACGGCCAGTGTGCTGCGCAATCTCTCCTGGCGGGCGGATAGCAACATGAAGGCTGTGCTCAATGAGATTGGCACTGTGACGGCGCTGGCTCTGGCAGCCATGCGGAACAGGAGTGAGAACACGCTGAAGGCCATACTCTCGGCCCTGTGGAATCTGTCGGCGCACTGCAGCACCAACAAGGCGGAATTCTGTGCGGTGGACGGAGCCTTGGCCTTTCTCGTGGGCATGCTAAGCTACGAGGGTCCCAGCAAAACCCTGAAGATCATCGAGAATGCAGGTGGCATACTGCGGAACGTGTCCAGTCATATTGCGGTGTGTGAACCGTATCGGCAAATCCTGCGCCAGCACAACTGCCTGGCCAttctgctgcagcagctgaagTCCGAGAGCCTCACAGTGGTCAGCAATTCATGCGGCACTCTGTGGAATCTGTCGGCTCGCTCCGCCGAGGATCAAAAGTTTCTGTGGGACAACGGGGCGGTGCCCATGCTGCGTTCGCTGATCCACTCCAAGCACGCCATGATCTCTGAGGGCAGCTCCTCGGCCCTGAAGAACCTACTGAACTTTCGCCCGGCCGTACAAAATCATCACCAGTTAGATCCCATTGCCCGATCCATGGGCCTGAAGGCTTTGCCCACTTTGGAGGCCCGCAAGGCCAAGGCGTTGCAGCAGGAGCTGGGTGAGCGGCACACGGCGGAGACATGCGACAACCTGGACAATCTGGGTGGCAAGCTGGCCAAGGAACGGGtttccagttccagttccagcTCATCCAGACGCCATCCGGTTGTGCCCCGGCTAACCCGCTCGGCCATGCTAACGAAAAGTGAGAGCAGGGATTCCGTTTACTCGGCCAAGTCGGACTGCGCTTACGACCATCTAATCCGCTCCGCCTCCGCTTCGGATGCCCAACGCAAAGTGAAGCCCAAAATGAGTGACTTTGAACTGGAAATGGAACAGGATGCAGAGGCCACCGAGGAGCAGCCCATTGATTACTCCGTGAAGTACAGCGAGAGTGCCACCAAGACCTCGACATATCAGGAAACAGACCTCGATCAGCCCACGGATTTCAGTCTCCGCTATGCGGAGAACCAATTGGAATCCGACCTGGACATATCAGGATCAGGAGCAGGTGCTCCAAAGAGCACTATAACTCCTCCCGCTGAAGCTGTGCCCGTGAAATCCGAAGGCCAGGAGATCCTGCTCATTCTAGACGACAGTGTTAAATGCTATCAGACCGAAGACACCCCCTATGTTATATCCAATGCGGCTTCCGTTACGGATCTACGGGTCACAGCTAAAACGGATGTGAAAGTAGAAGCTGCAGATGTGGCTTCCAAGGAGGGCGGAGCTGCCAAAAAGCTGCCCAAGCTATCGCAGTGCGGATCTGGCTCTTATACGCCAGAGAAACCCATAAATTACTGCGAGGAGGGCACACCTGGTTACTTCAGTCGCTACGATTCGCTGAGCAGCCTGGATGAGTCCGGTAAGCCGGCTAACCAGGCCACAATCAAACCAAAATCAGAGAAGCTGGATCGGGAACAGGAAACCCAACGAGCAACAGAGCAGGTCCTGGTCAAACCTCCCACGCAGGCCAATTCGGCATTGGAAACGCCACTAATGTTCTCGCGTCGCAGTTCCATGGACTCCCTAGTCCACGATccggatgtggatgtggtcAACTGCGATGACAAGAGCTCGGTGGTTAGTGACTTTAGTCGCCTGGCCAGTGGGGTGATTTCCCCCTCCGAGATTCCCGATTCGCCCACACAAAGCATGCCACAATCTCCCCGGCGAAATAGTGCGGCTGGATCGGGCCCCAATCTGGTGGACTCTCCGTCAGCTGTAATCCCggccagcaaccagcaaccatTGCGCAGCGTCTTTGAGGATGACCTGAGCAGCTTCAATGTGGAGCACACACCCGCTCAGTTCTCAACGGCCACCAGTTTGAGTAACCTGAGCATAGTGGATGACGAGAAACTAGGTGCTGCACCCAGTGTGGCCGAGGAGGACAACGAGGATGAGCTGCTCCTGGCCAACTGCATCAACATGGGCATGCAGCGCAAGCCGGCTGATGTGGATGTGATGAACTCAAGCGAAGTGGATGTGGCTGAGGAGACCATTCGTAGCTACTGCACCGAGGATACGCCGGCATTGCTCTCCAAGGTGGCCAGTAACACGAATCTTTCGGCCATCTCCATGAACTCCATCGATCAGAAGGATGCTCCTGCGTCTGGCCAGGCACAGATTTACTCGCATCAGCTCTCGGATGATGTATCCTCAAATGCCTCGGACTGCGGCGGAGCAGCTGGTGGTCaccagctgctgcagcagtgcaTCCGCGATGGCATGCAGAAGCCCATCTCCGAGGCAGCCTCCGATCCCATTTCCATGCTGCGACGTGGCGGTAACGCCTTGCCTGGCTACCTGCCCTCCGCCGATGAGGTGAACAAGTTCCTGGTGGAGGACAGTCCCTGCAACTTCTCCGTCGTCTCCGGCCTCTCGAATCTCACCGTGGGTTCCAGTCTGGTCGGGCCAGCCGTGCAGCTCAAGGAGACCGTGTCGTGA
- the LOC128265583 gene encoding uncharacterized protein LOC128265583 isoform X2 — protein MEKYLEPEKTTISPDKDILHPDDAQYIWLPILVLVGILVLAALVYAMSRSRCRFSWECLNRRKAPRGGYINVDEEDSDVPMACGDELGDHRIEASLLSGRLHIQDITPSTPR, from the exons ATGGAAAAGTATCTGGAGCCTGAGAAGACCACAATAAGTCCAGACAAGGACATTCTTCATCCGGATGATGCTCAGTACATTTGGCTGCCCATTTTGGTGCTCGTTGGCATACTTGTTCTAGCAGCTTTG GTGTACGCCATGTCACGTAGTCGCTGCCGGTTTTCCTGGGAATGTCTGAACCGAAGGAAAGCCCCACGGGGTGGGTACATTAACGTGGACGAAGAGGATTCCGATGTGCCCATGGCCTGTGGCGATGAACTGGGTGATCACCGGATTGAAGCTAGCCTCCTCAGCGGTAGACTGCACATTCAGGAT ATAACGCCTTCAACGCCTAGATAA
- the LOC128265566 gene encoding zinc finger protein 99 isoform X2, translating into MLDMTGIYDQQAKLSYYDCYEICTKEDLRQSPSNEPRSLCKRCVVELQWAYDFHKKVALANQQLREIFEITDTSEEPEEEEQEEEDDFIIEDIEDKEEAQDDLNTPTGSITMDDIVPRQRHTGKFNCQFCNKVFKNHSRMAKHRLIHLDNRPHFQCSQCDRVYLTKQALKVHVDSKHRQSGMSCDTCGKVFGIAKALEIHKRFHTRDFPYACDLCERRFAQRSHLTVHQQVKHTGSRFICEFPDCQKSFTSSSSLRNHECTHTAMPFECAHCQQSFPARNKLRVHIERKHNKRVEMEELEEMRKFHIVRSKLVMAKVYKGQDQIDNSRQKGAAN; encoded by the exons ATGCTGGACATGACCGGCATCTATGACCAGCAGGCTAAACTGAGCTACTACGACTGCTATGAGATCTGCACCAAGGAGGACCTGCGCCAAAGTCCCAGCAACGAGCCCAGATCCTTGTGCAAACGTTGTGTGGTGGAGCTGCAATGGGCCTACGATTTCCACAAGAAAGTAGCTTTAGCTAACCAGCAGTTGAGGGAGATCTTTGAGATCACGGACACTAGTGAGGAgcccgaggaggaggagcaggaagAGGAGGATGACTTCATCATAGAGGATATTGAGGACAAGGAGGAGGCCCAGGATGATCTGAACACTCCAACGGGCTCGATTACCATGGATGACATTGTGCCCCGTCAACGCCACACGGGCAAATTCAACTGCCAATTCTGCAACAAGGTGTTCAAGAACCATTCCCGTATGGCCAAGCACCGCTTGATTCACCTGGACAATCGTCCCCACTTTCAGTGCAGCCAATGCGACAGGGTCTATCTCACAAAACAGGCCCTTAAAGTGCATGTGGACTCGAAGCACAGGCAATCCGGAATGTCTTGCGATACCTGCGGCAAGGTATTTGGCATTGCCAAAGCTTTGGAGATCCATAAACGATTCCACACAAGGGATTTTCCCTATGCCTGTGATCTCTGCGAACGGCGTTTTGCACAGCGATCGCATTTGACAGTCCACCAGCAGGTCAAGCACACTGGATCCCGATTTATTTGCGAGTTTCCCGACTGCCAGAAGTCCTTCACCTCGTCTTCATCTTTGAGGAATCACGAGTGCACCCACACGGCCATGCCATTTGAGTGTGCCCACTGCCAGCAGAGTTTTCCAGCTCGTAACAA GCTGCGAGTGCACATTGAACGCAAGCACAACAAGCGAGTTGAGATGGAGGAGCTGGAAGAGATGCGCAAGTTTCACATTGTACGCTCCAAGTTGGTCATGGCAAAGGTTTATAAAGGGCAGGATCAAATAGACAACAGTCGCCAAAAGGGAGCTGCTAATTAA
- the LOC128265566 gene encoding zinc finger protein 99 isoform X1: MNRSKPEECKTQRIPQVVSQKVSCAGAPYFPGLSNCCRLCLEEPHPNQMLDMTGIYDQQAKLSYYDCYEICTKEDLRQSPSNEPRSLCKRCVVELQWAYDFHKKVALANQQLREIFEITDTSEEPEEEEQEEEDDFIIEDIEDKEEAQDDLNTPTGSITMDDIVPRQRHTGKFNCQFCNKVFKNHSRMAKHRLIHLDNRPHFQCSQCDRVYLTKQALKVHVDSKHRQSGMSCDTCGKVFGIAKALEIHKRFHTRDFPYACDLCERRFAQRSHLTVHQQVKHTGSRFICEFPDCQKSFTSSSSLRNHECTHTAMPFECAHCQQSFPARNKLRVHIERKHNKRVEMEELEEMRKFHIVRSKLVMAKVYKGQDQIDNSRQKGAAN, from the exons ATGAATCGATCTAAGCCAGAAGAATGCAAAACGCAGCGTATTCCACAAGTTGTGTCCCAAAAAGTCTCATGTGCAGGAGCTCCATATTTTCCGGGCTTAAGCAACTGCTGCCGTTTGTGTTTGGAGGAGCCGCATCCCAACCAAATGCTGGACATGACCGGCATCTATGACCAGCAGGCTAAACTGAGCTACTACGACTGCTATGAGATCTGCACCAAGGAGGACCTGCGCCAAAGTCCCAGCAACGAGCCCAGATCCTTGTGCAAACGTTGTGTGGTGGAGCTGCAATGGGCCTACGATTTCCACAAGAAAGTAGCTTTAGCTAACCAGCAGTTGAGGGAGATCTTTGAGATCACGGACACTAGTGAGGAgcccgaggaggaggagcaggaagAGGAGGATGACTTCATCATAGAGGATATTGAGGACAAGGAGGAGGCCCAGGATGATCTGAACACTCCAACGGGCTCGATTACCATGGATGACATTGTGCCCCGTCAACGCCACACGGGCAAATTCAACTGCCAATTCTGCAACAAGGTGTTCAAGAACCATTCCCGTATGGCCAAGCACCGCTTGATTCACCTGGACAATCGTCCCCACTTTCAGTGCAGCCAATGCGACAGGGTCTATCTCACAAAACAGGCCCTTAAAGTGCATGTGGACTCGAAGCACAGGCAATCCGGAATGTCTTGCGATACCTGCGGCAAGGTATTTGGCATTGCCAAAGCTTTGGAGATCCATAAACGATTCCACACAAGGGATTTTCCCTATGCCTGTGATCTCTGCGAACGGCGTTTTGCACAGCGATCGCATTTGACAGTCCACCAGCAGGTCAAGCACACTGGATCCCGATTTATTTGCGAGTTTCCCGACTGCCAGAAGTCCTTCACCTCGTCTTCATCTTTGAGGAATCACGAGTGCACCCACACGGCCATGCCATTTGAGTGTGCCCACTGCCAGCAGAGTTTTCCAGCTCGTAACAA GCTGCGAGTGCACATTGAACGCAAGCACAACAAGCGAGTTGAGATGGAGGAGCTGGAAGAGATGCGCAAGTTTCACATTGTACGCTCCAAGTTGGTCATGGCAAAGGTTTATAAAGGGCAGGATCAAATAGACAACAGTCGCCAAAAGGGAGCTGCTAATTAA
- the LOC128261907 gene encoding isocitrate dehydrogenase [NAD] subunit gamma, mitochondrial isoform X2, protein MALRLSQRLLQTQTPFLTRGYPLLVTKEKSEDVAHTKSALQKKVTGTDIPSAQYGGRHAVTMLPGGGIGPELMGYVREIFRYCGAPIDFEVIDIDPSTEGNDDLDYAITSIKRNGVALKGNIETKSQTLSEVSRNVAIRNELDLYVNVVHCKSYPGIPARHHDIDVVLIRQNTDGEYAMLEHESVPGIVESMKVVTVDNAERVARYAFEYARQNNRKKVTTIHKANIMKLSDGLFLEVANRVHKDYPELEHNNMIIDNTCMQSVSNPHQFDVMNMTNLYGTIVSNVLCGLMGGAGLISGRNYGDHYAIFEPGTRNTGTAIAGKNIANPVAMISASIDMLNHLGHKEHANVIQEAVYQTIVNDAIRTPDIGGNHSSTDVVENILKILSAKRVN, encoded by the exons ATGGCCCTTCGCTTGTCCCAGAGATTGCTACAGACGCAGACGCCGTTCCTTACCCGC GGATATCCTCTGCTGGTGACCAAGGAGAAGTCCGAGGATGTGGCCCACACCAAATCGGCGCTGCAGAAGAAAGTCACG GGCACCGATATTCCCTCGGCGCAGTATGGTGGTCGTCATGCTGTCACCATGCTGCCCGGTGGCGGCATCGGCCCGGAACTGATGGGCTATGTGCGGGAGATTTTCCGCTACTGCGGTGCCCCCATCGATTTCGAGGTAATCGACATCGATCCCTCCACCGAGGGCAACGATGATCTGGACTATGCCATCACCTCTATCAAGCGGAATGGAGTGGCGCTCAAGGGCAACATCGAGACCAAGTCGCAAACCCTGTCTGAGGTCTCGCGAAATGTGGCTATCCGCAATGAGTTGGATCTGTACGTCAATGTGGTGCACTGCAAGTCCTATCCGGGCATCCCGGCCCGCCATCACGACATCGACGTGGTGCTCATCCGCCAGAACACCGATGGCGAGTACGCCATGTTGGAGCACGAGTCCGTGCCCGGAAtcgtggagagcatgaaggtGGTGACCGTGGACAATGCGGAGCGTGTGGCACGCTATGCCTTTGAGTATGCCCGACAGAACAACCGCAAGAAGGTGACCACCATCCACAAGGCCAACATCATGAAGTTGTCCGACGGTCTCTTCCTGGAGGTGGCAAACCGCGTGCACAAGGATTATCCCGAGCTGGAGCACAACAACATGATCATCGACAACACCTGCATGCAGTCCGTGTCCAATCCGCATCAGTTCGATGTCATGAACATGACTAATCTGTACGGAACCATTGTGTCCAACGTCCTCTGCGGCCTAATGGGAGGAGCTGGCCTCATTTCCGGCAGGAACTACGGCGATCAT TACGCCATCTTTGAGCCGGGCACCCGCAACACAGGAACCGCCATTGCCGGCAAGAACATCGCCAACCCGGTGGCCATGATCAGTGCCAGTATCGACATGCTGAACCATCTGGGCCACAAGGAGCATGCCAATGTCATCCAGGAGGCTGTCTACCAGACCATTGTCAACGATGCCATTCGCACGCCAG ATATTGGAGGCAACCACTCCAGTACCGATGTCGTTGAAAACATACTCAAGATCTTGAGTGCTAAGCGCGTGAATTG A
- the LOC128261922 gene encoding 60S ribosomal protein L27, which yields MRKIMKQGKIVIVLSGRYAGRKAIIVKTSDDGTPEKPFGHALVAGIDRYPRKVTKKMGKNKLKKKSKVKPFLKSLNYNHLMPTRYTAHDISFEKLSPKDLKDPVKRKTHRFQTRVKFESVYKEGKNKWFFQKLRF from the coding sequence ATGAGGAAAATCATGAAGCAGGGCAAGATCGTAATCGTCCTTAGCGGACGTTACGCCGGTCGCAAGGCCATCATCGTCAAGACCTCCGACGATGGTACTCCGGAGAAGCCCTTCGGTCACGCCCTCGTTGCCGGCATCGATCGCTATCCTCGCAAGGTGACCAAGAAGATGGGCAAGAACAAGCTGAAGAAGAAGTCCAAGGTCAAGCCCTTCCTGAAGAGCCTGAACTACAACCACCTGATGCCCACCCGCTACACGGCGCACGACATCAGCTTCGAGAAGCTGTCGCCCAAGGACCTGAAGGACCCCGTCAAGCGCAAGACGCACCGCTTCCAGACCCGCGTCAAGTTCGAGTCCGTCTACAAGGAGGGCAAGAACAAGTGGTTCTTCCAGAAGCTGCGTTTCTAA
- the LOC128265583 gene encoding uncharacterized protein LOC128265583 isoform X1, producing the protein MEKYLEPEKTTISPDKDILHPDDAQYIWLPILVLVGILVLAALVYAMSRSRCRFSWECLNRRKAPRGGYINVDEEDSDVPMACGDELGDHRIEASLLSGRLHIQDRPDNAFNA; encoded by the exons ATGGAAAAGTATCTGGAGCCTGAGAAGACCACAATAAGTCCAGACAAGGACATTCTTCATCCGGATGATGCTCAGTACATTTGGCTGCCCATTTTGGTGCTCGTTGGCATACTTGTTCTAGCAGCTTTG GTGTACGCCATGTCACGTAGTCGCTGCCGGTTTTCCTGGGAATGTCTGAACCGAAGGAAAGCCCCACGGGGTGGGTACATTAACGTGGACGAAGAGGATTCCGATGTGCCCATGGCCTGTGGCGATGAACTGGGTGATCACCGGATTGAAGCTAGCCTCCTCAGCGGTAGACTGCACATTCAGGAT AGACCAGATAACGCCTTCAACGCCTAG
- the LOC128265579 gene encoding S-adenosylmethionine mitochondrial carrier protein homolog — MAAELSLDSAAGSMEIGVQEPVNKLKFLHALVAGGVAGMVVDIALFPIDTVKTRLQSELGFWRAGGFRGIYKGLAPAAAGSAPTAALFFCTYECGKQFFSSVTHTKDSPYVHMAAASAAEVLACLIRVPVEIAKQRSQTLLGNKLSGLQILLRAYRTEGLQRGLYRGFGSTIMREIPFSLIQFPLWEYFKLQWTPLTGYESTPISVALCGAIAGGISAGLTTPLDVVKTRIMLAGRESLNRRSSARSILHGIYLERGFGGLFAGFVPRVLWITLGGAFFFGFYDLTTRILGAANTDH; from the exons ATGGCAGCTGAATTAAGTCTGGATTCGGCCGCAGGGTCAATGGAAATAGGCGTGCAAGAGCCtgtaaacaaattgaaatttttacatGCACTTGTT GCTGGTGGCGTGGCTGGTATGGTGGTAGACATAGCACTCTTTCCCATTGACACCGTGAAGACCCGCCTGCAAAGCGAGCTGGGTTTTTGGCGGGCTGGAGGCTTCAGAGGCATCTACAAAGGATTGGCTCCTGCGGCCGCAGGAAGTGCTCCCACAGCGGCTCTTTTTTTCTGCACATACGAATGTGGCAAACAGTTCTTCAGCTCCGTAACCCATACCAAAGATTCGCCCTATGTGCACATGGCAGCAGCCTCGGCAGCTGAAGTG TTGGCTTGTTTAATCCGCGTTCCCGTGGAGATTGCCAAGCAGCGCTCCCAAACGTTACTGGGCAACAAACTATCCGGCCTGCAAATCCTACTGAGGGCCTATCGCACTGAGGGATTGCAACGTGGTCTTTATCGGGGATTCGGTTCCACCATCATGCGGGAAATTCCCTTCAGTCTGATCCAGTTCCCACTCTGGGAGTATTTTAAGCTTCAATGGACGCCCTTAACCGGATACGAATCGACTCCCATTTCGGTGGCTCTTTGTGGAGCCATCGCTGGAGGAATTTCAGCGGGGCTAACCACTCCACTGGATGTGGTCAAGACGCGAATTATGCTGGCCGGAAGGGAGAGTCTCAATCGACGAAGCAGTGCCCGGAGCATTTTGCATGGCATTTATCTGGAGCGAGGCTTTGGCGG tCTGTTTGCTGGTTTTGTGCCGCGGGTGCTGTGGATCACACTGGGAGGTGCCTTCTTCTTTGGCTTCTACGACCTGACGACGCGAATTCTGGGCGCCGCCAATACGGATCACTAA
- the LOC128261907 gene encoding isocitrate dehydrogenase [NAD] subunit gamma, mitochondrial isoform X1, whose amino-acid sequence MALRLSQRLLQTQTPFLTRGYPLLVTKEKSEDVAHTKSALQKKVTGTDIPSAQYGGRHAVTMLPGGGIGPELMGYVREIFRYCGAPIDFEVIDIDPSTEGNDDLDYAITSIKRNGVALKGNIETKSQTLSEVSRNVAIRNELDLYVNVVHCKSYPGIPARHHDIDVVLIRQNTDGEYAMLEHESVPGIVESMKVVTVDNAERVARYAFEYARQNNRKKVTTIHKANIMKLSDGLFLEVANRVHKDYPELEHNNMIIDNTCMQSVSNPHQFDVMNMTNLYGTIVSNVLCGLMGGAGLISGRNYGDHYAIFEPGTRNTGTAIAGKNIANPVAMISASIDMLNHLGHKEHANVIQEAVYQTIVNDAIRTPDIGGNHSSTDVVENILKILSAKRVNWPHGNYFSQ is encoded by the exons ATGGCCCTTCGCTTGTCCCAGAGATTGCTACAGACGCAGACGCCGTTCCTTACCCGC GGATATCCTCTGCTGGTGACCAAGGAGAAGTCCGAGGATGTGGCCCACACCAAATCGGCGCTGCAGAAGAAAGTCACG GGCACCGATATTCCCTCGGCGCAGTATGGTGGTCGTCATGCTGTCACCATGCTGCCCGGTGGCGGCATCGGCCCGGAACTGATGGGCTATGTGCGGGAGATTTTCCGCTACTGCGGTGCCCCCATCGATTTCGAGGTAATCGACATCGATCCCTCCACCGAGGGCAACGATGATCTGGACTATGCCATCACCTCTATCAAGCGGAATGGAGTGGCGCTCAAGGGCAACATCGAGACCAAGTCGCAAACCCTGTCTGAGGTCTCGCGAAATGTGGCTATCCGCAATGAGTTGGATCTGTACGTCAATGTGGTGCACTGCAAGTCCTATCCGGGCATCCCGGCCCGCCATCACGACATCGACGTGGTGCTCATCCGCCAGAACACCGATGGCGAGTACGCCATGTTGGAGCACGAGTCCGTGCCCGGAAtcgtggagagcatgaaggtGGTGACCGTGGACAATGCGGAGCGTGTGGCACGCTATGCCTTTGAGTATGCCCGACAGAACAACCGCAAGAAGGTGACCACCATCCACAAGGCCAACATCATGAAGTTGTCCGACGGTCTCTTCCTGGAGGTGGCAAACCGCGTGCACAAGGATTATCCCGAGCTGGAGCACAACAACATGATCATCGACAACACCTGCATGCAGTCCGTGTCCAATCCGCATCAGTTCGATGTCATGAACATGACTAATCTGTACGGAACCATTGTGTCCAACGTCCTCTGCGGCCTAATGGGAGGAGCTGGCCTCATTTCCGGCAGGAACTACGGCGATCAT TACGCCATCTTTGAGCCGGGCACCCGCAACACAGGAACCGCCATTGCCGGCAAGAACATCGCCAACCCGGTGGCCATGATCAGTGCCAGTATCGACATGCTGAACCATCTGGGCCACAAGGAGCATGCCAATGTCATCCAGGAGGCTGTCTACCAGACCATTGTCAACGATGCCATTCGCACGCCAG ATATTGGAGGCAACCACTCCAGTACCGATGTCGTTGAAAACATACTCAAGATCTTGAGTGCTAAGCGCGTGAATTG GCCCCATGGAAACTATTTTAGCCAATAG